In Zonotrichia albicollis isolate bZonAlb1 chromosome 3, bZonAlb1.hap1, whole genome shotgun sequence, a single window of DNA contains:
- the ZNF512 gene encoding zinc finger protein 512 isoform X1 translates to MRGGSSGGGSDTKTGHHRQQKLKKSLGNKKPKPAEEVEAAVVGVNSDSEDTVTTISPASPVNGSAEPRSKRTIRRPAYWLEMRGMKNSVSKSSEKKGEVLLKGKRKSEQREGKDVKDSPKKKQKISGKNEQTGTKQNSRTKHHSVRKEPETYDPGSMEEQWSLEIQDKGRVTCPTCRAVVRKTVEGLKKHMLNCRKEMFTCQHCGKQLKSLAGMKYHVMADHNNQPIMKEGEEVDEQLERERLRKVLKRMGKLKCAREGCTGSFTSIMGYLYHIKKCGKAASELEKMAMKCHHCGKAYRSKAGLVYHLRSKHGPVTFLHEERTENLKEMKREQNSAGRVQRRSAKVAIYYLHELAGEELAKEWPKRKVLQDLIPDDRKLKYTRPGLPTFSQDVLCKWKTEIKMYRRVHCPNQGCESVYGSVSGLKSHLGTCTLGDFVAGKYKCLLCEKEFTSESGVKYHINSVHAEDWFDVNTTTTKSFQKLIKIRQREEQKKQRKKRPLSRGRKKRAGSLAAKKLPAVGADKTRRSKRGRPPRAHNESTGSEEGAPQVAQKAEVPKTSRKRGRSKSLEDEKE, encoded by the exons ATGCGGGGCGGTAGTAGCGGCGGAGGCTCG GACACCAAGACTGGACATCACAGACAGCAGAAGCTCAAGAAGTCCTTAGGAAATAAAAA GCCTAAGCCAGCTGAGGAGGTGGAAGCTGCTGTGGTGGGAGTGAACAGTGACTCTGAGGACACAGTCACCACCATCTCCCCGGCCTCCCCAGTGAACGGGAGCGCCGAGCCCCGGAGCAAGCGCACCATTCGCAGGCCTGCGTACTGGCTGGAAATGAGAGGGATGAAAAACAGCGTGAGCAaatcctcagaaaaaaaag GAGAAGTACTGTTGAAAGGCAAGAGGAAATCTGAGCAAAGGGAAGGCAAAGATGTTAAAGACTCTCCCAAGAAGAAGCAGAAGATTTCGG GGAAAAACGAACAAActggaacaaaacaaaactccaGAACGAAACACCACAGTGTTCGGAAAGAGCCAGAAACCTATGACCCAG GTAGTATGGAAGAGCAGTGGTCTCTAGAGATTCAGGACAAAGGCCGAGTTACCTGTCCCACGTGCCGGGCTGTGGTGAGGAAGACTGTAGAAGGGCTGAAGAAACATATGCTGAATTGCAGGAAG GAAATGTTCACATGTCAGCACTGCGGGAAGCAGCTGAAGTCTTTAGCAGGGATGAAATACCACGTCATGGCAGACCATAACAATCAG CCAATTATGAAGGAGGGAGAAGAAGTGGATGAGCAGCTTGAGCGAGAGCGCCTTCGGAAGGTTCTGAAACGAATGGGAAAACTGAAGTGTGCAAGGGAG GGCTGCACAGGCAGCTTCACCAGCATAATGGGATACCTATATCATATTAAAAAATGTGGGAAGGCTGCTTCTGAGCTGGAGAAAATGGCTATGAAGTGCCATCACTGTGGGAAAGCCTACAGATCAAAGGCAGGACTTGTCTACCACCTGCGATCGAAGCACGGGCCA GTCACCTTCCTCCATGAGGAGAGAACAGAGAACCTGAAAGAAATGAAACGGGAGCAAAACAGCGCAGGCAGAGTGCAGAGGAGATCTGCAAAGGTGGCAATCTACTATCTCCATGAgctggcaggagaggagctggccaAAGAGTGGCCCAAAAGAAAAGTTCTGCAGGACTTGATTCCTGATGACCGGAAG CTGAAATACACTCGTCCTGGACTGCCCACGTTTAGTCAAGATGTACTGTGCAAATGGAAAACGGAGATAAAGATGTACCGAAGAGTCCACTGCCCAAATCAG gGTTGTGAATCTGTGTATGGCAGTGTCTCAGGACTCAAGTCTCACCTTGGCACATGTACCTTG GGAGACTTTGTGGCTGGTAAATACAAGTGTCTCCTGTGTGAGAAGGAGTTCACTTCAGAGAGTGGGGTCAAGTATCACATCAACTCTGTGCACGCTGAG GACTGGTTTGATGTGAATACCACGACCACCAAAAGCTTTCAGAAGCTAATCAAAATTCGCCAAAGGGAAGAGCAGAAGAAGCAGCGGAAGAAACGTCCTTTGAGCAGGGGCAGAAAGAAGAgagctggcagcctggctgccaAGAAGCTCCCTGCTGTGGGAGCTGATAAAACGAGGAGGAGTAAGAGAGGTCGCCCACCACGAGCACACAACGAGAGCACGGGCAGTGAGGAAGGGGCGCCCCAAGTTGCACAGAAAGCTGAAGTTCCAAAAACCAGCCGCAAGCGAGGCCGAAGTAAATCCCTAGAAGATGAGAAGGAGTAA
- the ZNF512 gene encoding zinc finger protein 512 isoform X2 yields MRGGSSGGGSDTKTGHHRQQKLKKSLGNKKPKPAEEVEAAVVGVNSDSEDTVTTISPASPVNGSAEPRSKRTIRRPAYWLEMRGMKNSVSKSSEKKGKNEQTGTKQNSRTKHHSVRKEPETYDPGSMEEQWSLEIQDKGRVTCPTCRAVVRKTVEGLKKHMLNCRKEMFTCQHCGKQLKSLAGMKYHVMADHNNQPIMKEGEEVDEQLERERLRKVLKRMGKLKCAREGCTGSFTSIMGYLYHIKKCGKAASELEKMAMKCHHCGKAYRSKAGLVYHLRSKHGPVTFLHEERTENLKEMKREQNSAGRVQRRSAKVAIYYLHELAGEELAKEWPKRKVLQDLIPDDRKLKYTRPGLPTFSQDVLCKWKTEIKMYRRVHCPNQGCESVYGSVSGLKSHLGTCTLGDFVAGKYKCLLCEKEFTSESGVKYHINSVHAEDWFDVNTTTTKSFQKLIKIRQREEQKKQRKKRPLSRGRKKRAGSLAAKKLPAVGADKTRRSKRGRPPRAHNESTGSEEGAPQVAQKAEVPKTSRKRGRSKSLEDEKE; encoded by the exons ATGCGGGGCGGTAGTAGCGGCGGAGGCTCG GACACCAAGACTGGACATCACAGACAGCAGAAGCTCAAGAAGTCCTTAGGAAATAAAAA GCCTAAGCCAGCTGAGGAGGTGGAAGCTGCTGTGGTGGGAGTGAACAGTGACTCTGAGGACACAGTCACCACCATCTCCCCGGCCTCCCCAGTGAACGGGAGCGCCGAGCCCCGGAGCAAGCGCACCATTCGCAGGCCTGCGTACTGGCTGGAAATGAGAGGGATGAAAAACAGCGTGAGCAaatcctcagaaaaaaaag GGAAAAACGAACAAActggaacaaaacaaaactccaGAACGAAACACCACAGTGTTCGGAAAGAGCCAGAAACCTATGACCCAG GTAGTATGGAAGAGCAGTGGTCTCTAGAGATTCAGGACAAAGGCCGAGTTACCTGTCCCACGTGCCGGGCTGTGGTGAGGAAGACTGTAGAAGGGCTGAAGAAACATATGCTGAATTGCAGGAAG GAAATGTTCACATGTCAGCACTGCGGGAAGCAGCTGAAGTCTTTAGCAGGGATGAAATACCACGTCATGGCAGACCATAACAATCAG CCAATTATGAAGGAGGGAGAAGAAGTGGATGAGCAGCTTGAGCGAGAGCGCCTTCGGAAGGTTCTGAAACGAATGGGAAAACTGAAGTGTGCAAGGGAG GGCTGCACAGGCAGCTTCACCAGCATAATGGGATACCTATATCATATTAAAAAATGTGGGAAGGCTGCTTCTGAGCTGGAGAAAATGGCTATGAAGTGCCATCACTGTGGGAAAGCCTACAGATCAAAGGCAGGACTTGTCTACCACCTGCGATCGAAGCACGGGCCA GTCACCTTCCTCCATGAGGAGAGAACAGAGAACCTGAAAGAAATGAAACGGGAGCAAAACAGCGCAGGCAGAGTGCAGAGGAGATCTGCAAAGGTGGCAATCTACTATCTCCATGAgctggcaggagaggagctggccaAAGAGTGGCCCAAAAGAAAAGTTCTGCAGGACTTGATTCCTGATGACCGGAAG CTGAAATACACTCGTCCTGGACTGCCCACGTTTAGTCAAGATGTACTGTGCAAATGGAAAACGGAGATAAAGATGTACCGAAGAGTCCACTGCCCAAATCAG gGTTGTGAATCTGTGTATGGCAGTGTCTCAGGACTCAAGTCTCACCTTGGCACATGTACCTTG GGAGACTTTGTGGCTGGTAAATACAAGTGTCTCCTGTGTGAGAAGGAGTTCACTTCAGAGAGTGGGGTCAAGTATCACATCAACTCTGTGCACGCTGAG GACTGGTTTGATGTGAATACCACGACCACCAAAAGCTTTCAGAAGCTAATCAAAATTCGCCAAAGGGAAGAGCAGAAGAAGCAGCGGAAGAAACGTCCTTTGAGCAGGGGCAGAAAGAAGAgagctggcagcctggctgccaAGAAGCTCCCTGCTGTGGGAGCTGATAAAACGAGGAGGAGTAAGAGAGGTCGCCCACCACGAGCACACAACGAGAGCACGGGCAGTGAGGAAGGGGCGCCCCAAGTTGCACAGAAAGCTGAAGTTCCAAAAACCAGCCGCAAGCGAGGCCGAAGTAAATCCCTAGAAGATGAGAAGGAGTAA
- the FNDC4 gene encoding fibronectin type III domain-containing protein 4 isoform X1, with product MARVSAMISPVLVLFGCDLCFVRANRPPSPVNVTVTQLKANSATVSWDVPEGDVVIGYAILQQRQDGQMQRFIREVNTTNRACVLWDLAEDADYIIQVQSIGLYGESQASKRVHFRTLKETDRLPSNSSNQGDITMEGLDKDRQLQTGEIIIIVAVLLMWAAVIALFCRQYDIIKDNDSNNNKEKTKPSSEHSTPERPSGGLLRSKKSPSVNIIEV from the exons ATGGCCCGAGTCTCGGCGATGATCAGCCCGGTGCTGGTGCTCTTCGGCTGCGACCTGTGCTTCGTGCGAGCCA ACAGGCCACCGTCCCCTGTCAACGTGACTGTGACGCAGCTGAAGGCGAACTCTGCCACAGTCTCCTGGGATGTACCAGAAGGAGATGTGGTCATCGGCTATGCCATCCTCCAGCAG AGGCAGGATGGGCAGATGCAGCGCTTCATCCGGGAGGTGAACACCACCAACCgtgcctgtgtgctgtgggaCCTGGCAGAGGATGCTGACTACATCATCCAGGTGCAGAGCATCGGCCTGTATGGGGAGAGCCAGGCTAGCAAGCGTGTCCACTTCCGCACCCTGAAGGAGACCGACCGCCTGCCTTCCAACAGCTCCAACCAAG GTGACATcaccatggaggggctggacaAAGACCGGCAGCTGCAGACGGGCGAGATTATCATCAttgtggctgtgctgctcatGTGGGCAG CGGTGATCGCCCTGTTCTGCAGACAGTATGATATCATCAAGGATAATGACTCCAACAACAACAAGGAGAAGACAAAGccctcctcagagcacagcacgCCAGAGCGGCCAAGCGGAGGGCTGCTGCGGAGCAAG AAATCTCCCTCGGTCAATATTATTGAGGTGTAA
- the FNDC4 gene encoding fibronectin type III domain-containing protein 4 isoform X2, whose product MARVSAMISPVLVLFGCDLCFVRANRPPSPVNVTVTQLKANSATVSWDVPEGDVVIGYAILQQRQDGQMQRFIREVNTTNRACVLWDLAEDADYIIQVQSIGLYGESQASKRVHFRTLKETDRLPSNSSNQGDITMEGLDKDRQLQTGEIIIIVAVLLMWAAVIALFCRQYDIIKDNDSNNNKEKTKPSSEHSTPERPSGGLLRSKKKSPSVNIIEV is encoded by the exons ATGGCCCGAGTCTCGGCGATGATCAGCCCGGTGCTGGTGCTCTTCGGCTGCGACCTGTGCTTCGTGCGAGCCA ACAGGCCACCGTCCCCTGTCAACGTGACTGTGACGCAGCTGAAGGCGAACTCTGCCACAGTCTCCTGGGATGTACCAGAAGGAGATGTGGTCATCGGCTATGCCATCCTCCAGCAG AGGCAGGATGGGCAGATGCAGCGCTTCATCCGGGAGGTGAACACCACCAACCgtgcctgtgtgctgtgggaCCTGGCAGAGGATGCTGACTACATCATCCAGGTGCAGAGCATCGGCCTGTATGGGGAGAGCCAGGCTAGCAAGCGTGTCCACTTCCGCACCCTGAAGGAGACCGACCGCCTGCCTTCCAACAGCTCCAACCAAG GTGACATcaccatggaggggctggacaAAGACCGGCAGCTGCAGACGGGCGAGATTATCATCAttgtggctgtgctgctcatGTGGGCAG CGGTGATCGCCCTGTTCTGCAGACAGTATGATATCATCAAGGATAATGACTCCAACAACAACAAGGAGAAGACAAAGccctcctcagagcacagcacgCCAGAGCGGCCAAGCGGAGGGCTGCTGCGGAGCAAG AAGAAATCTCCCTCGGTCAATATTATTGAGGTGTAA